A window from Streptomyces sp. NBC_00271 encodes these proteins:
- a CDS encoding DUF1254 domain-containing protein, whose amino-acid sequence MSEATHPTHHRPLRRTHEDAAGVTATINRAADAAGAAGRAAADAVRHPQAVVERLRQLPQALPLVRQAVTPLLTGRVRDWRGEYAYALGEQAFIYGFPYIYNARLRHQWVTQPRDPATVPYAAVNHFWHAQRLLDASYRDGGCPNNDTLYSTAWVNLHNEPVILSHPDMGDRYFAFELMGITSDNFDYIGQRSTGSEAGHFAIVGPDWSGKLPDGVRRVATAPSPWILILGRTLVDGEGDVPNVQTLQAQYRLTPLSFFDRGGGPVDPALLPASHEVPAPVDPAQDPLGPWKTLNAMLAENPPPAHHAILLKQFAEVGIGPGLDVEAQPEAVKQNLIRAAAVGMPMLKQQMLSGEWAHVVNGWRYPPPQMGRFGDDFVKRAADQSLAGIMANDPDEAVYLLNYDDADGNKLSSGRYTLRFGAGAMPPVDAFWSLSAYGDDMNLIPNPADRYSVGDRTTGLVMDPDGGLTLHLQSTSPGDDREFNWLPTPENGTWFVILRMYRPHREVVDAVWECPPLTRVE is encoded by the coding sequence ATGTCCGAAGCCACACATCCCACACATCACCGTCCGCTTCGGCGGACGCACGAGGATGCCGCAGGCGTCACGGCCACCATCAACCGGGCAGCCGACGCCGCGGGCGCGGCCGGTCGGGCCGCGGCGGATGCCGTACGGCACCCCCAGGCCGTGGTGGAACGGTTGCGGCAGCTGCCTCAGGCGTTGCCACTGGTACGGCAGGCGGTGACACCCCTCCTGACCGGACGAGTGCGTGACTGGCGTGGGGAGTACGCCTACGCGTTGGGTGAGCAGGCATTCATCTACGGTTTTCCGTACATCTACAACGCCCGGCTGCGCCACCAGTGGGTGACCCAGCCGCGTGACCCGGCGACGGTGCCGTACGCCGCGGTGAATCACTTCTGGCATGCGCAGCGACTGCTGGACGCCTCGTACCGGGACGGCGGTTGTCCGAACAACGACACCCTGTACTCGACCGCGTGGGTGAACCTGCACAACGAGCCGGTCATTCTCTCGCATCCGGACATGGGCGATCGCTACTTCGCCTTCGAGCTGATGGGCATCACCTCCGACAACTTCGACTACATAGGCCAGCGCTCCACGGGATCCGAGGCCGGCCACTTCGCGATCGTCGGTCCGGACTGGAGCGGGAAGCTTCCCGATGGTGTGCGCCGTGTCGCGACCGCGCCGAGCCCGTGGATCCTGATCCTCGGCAGGACGCTGGTCGACGGCGAGGGCGACGTGCCGAACGTACAGACGCTCCAGGCCCAGTACCGGCTCACTCCGCTCAGCTTCTTCGACAGGGGCGGCGGGCCGGTCGACCCGGCGCTGCTCCCGGCGAGCCATGAGGTGCCGGCGCCGGTGGACCCCGCGCAGGATCCCCTCGGCCCCTGGAAGACGCTCAACGCCATGCTGGCAGAGAACCCGCCACCGGCGCACCACGCGATCCTGCTCAAGCAGTTCGCCGAGGTCGGCATCGGTCCCGGTCTCGACGTCGAGGCGCAGCCTGAGGCGGTCAAACAGAACCTCATCAGGGCCGCGGCTGTCGGCATGCCGATGCTCAAACAGCAGATGCTCAGCGGTGAGTGGGCACATGTGGTGAACGGGTGGCGCTATCCGCCACCGCAGATGGGCCGCTTCGGCGACGACTTCGTCAAGCGTGCCGCCGACCAGTCGTTGGCGGGCATCATGGCCAACGATCCCGACGAGGCGGTCTATCTGCTCAACTACGACGACGCGGACGGCAACAAGCTGTCGTCCGGCCGGTACACGCTGCGCTTCGGCGCGGGCGCGATGCCGCCCGTCGATGCCTTCTGGTCCCTGTCCGCGTACGGCGACGACATGAACCTGATCCCCAACCCGGCCGACCGCTACTCGGTCGGGGACCGCACGACCGGGCTCGTCATGGACCCTGACGGCGGTCTGACCCTCCATCTGCAGTCCACATCACCGGGAGACGATCGTGAGTTCAACTGGCTGCCCACACCCGAAAACGGCACCTGGTTCGTGATCCTGCGCATGTACCGTCCGCACCGCGAGGTCGTGGACGCGGTATGGGAATGCCCTCCGCTCACCCGCGTCGAGTGA
- a CDS encoding geranyl diphosphate 2-C-methyltransferase, with protein sequence MPTQATCQSTYQTRVADYWDAEENPVNLELGKIDDLYHHHYGIGDVDWSVLDAGRDRDGDGAAVRRDRITAELHRLEQAQADLLASRLGPLARADRVFDAGCGRGGGSVVAHLRYGCHTDGVTISRKQADFANAQARSRNIDDKVRYHHRNMLDTGLPSGAYAASWNNESTMYVELDLLFAEHARLLRRGGRYVTITGCYNDAYGRASREVSLINAHYICDIHPRSEYFRAMARNRLVPVHVQDLTADTIPYWELRKQADHLITGIEETFLSAYGNGSFQYLLIAADRV encoded by the coding sequence ATGCCGACCCAGGCCACCTGCCAGTCGACGTACCAGACCCGCGTCGCGGACTACTGGGACGCCGAGGAGAACCCGGTCAACCTCGAACTCGGAAAGATCGACGACCTCTACCACCACCACTACGGCATCGGGGACGTCGACTGGTCGGTACTCGACGCAGGCCGGGACAGGGACGGGGACGGCGCTGCCGTGCGCCGTGACCGGATCACCGCCGAACTGCACCGTCTGGAACAGGCACAGGCCGACCTCCTCGCCTCCCGTCTCGGCCCCCTCGCCCGCGCCGACCGCGTCTTCGACGCAGGCTGCGGGCGCGGCGGCGGAAGTGTGGTGGCCCATCTGCGGTACGGATGCCACACCGACGGCGTCACGATCTCGAGGAAACAGGCCGACTTCGCCAATGCCCAGGCCCGCAGTCGGAACATCGACGACAAGGTCCGCTACCACCACCGGAACATGCTCGACACCGGCTTGCCCTCCGGCGCGTATGCGGCTTCCTGGAACAACGAGTCCACCATGTACGTGGAACTCGACCTGCTGTTCGCCGAGCACGCACGGCTGCTGCGCCGCGGCGGACGCTACGTGACGATCACCGGCTGCTACAACGACGCCTACGGGCGGGCCTCCCGGGAGGTGTCTCTCATCAACGCCCACTACATCTGCGACATCCACCCACGGTCGGAGTACTTCCGCGCCATGGCCCGCAACCGCCTCGTACCCGTCCACGTCCAGGACCTGACCGCCGACACCATCCCCTACTGGGAACTCCGCAAGCAGGCCGACCACCTGATCACCGGCATCGAGGAAACGTTCCTGAGCGCCTACGGGAACGGCAGCTTCCAGTACCTGCTCATCGCGGCTGACCGCGTCTGA
- a CDS encoding type 2 lanthipeptide synthetase LanM family protein has translation MSGSAPERSERPEKSGEPGRRDEAEWFAGPVRTIARPWREELARRLASIDALSREEQEAVLAAGHTALLRSLHAKLSRLFLIELHALRMTAGGGRHAENAGTGAGSDTQTWTAFLEQAGEERYLDRLAGRYPNVGPRIASVARLSVAATAGFAERLAADREVLRPLLGGPAGEMRAVTFGAGDTHRGGLTVSRVDFAGGSVMYKPRPSESDVALGALLDELYADFPGAPSPDERIRVPRTQAREGYGWAEFVRHRYCTGEAELAAFYRNVGHWLAVLRFTGGTDMHAENMIAAGPVPVIVDAETLFDAPAPFPPSGRGDAVDVAAAAIRRTVLRTGLLPVRGTGFALGGVDISGVGSLPGQQPLIPNPVIADAGTAAARFQVDLVAMPTAGNHPSPTPVLSAYWDRILAGFREMTAHLRRPGTEPHRLLRRFEGAQARRILRPTQAYVDIGRMLWHPASLHDEAAAVERARDILRRNAEVLPGAPTERAAIDGEIADLLAGDVPMFTFTVDSAAVRTTVEDWRTADLALEEAVIQDALVGAYLNERSLPTRTQAAARDPHARDRERRRRDLAAQMVRRLCDGAVRGEDGTVTWISPVFTPAGWSIRVLPADLYTGQGGVALTLAEYVTEVRAGRAEEVPGVAEMFEGALRVLVGTEDRTPTPSPGAFSGAASQVWTWLALHRVLGEDWLLERAASRALLLAEGRLVEDDVEVDLLNGAAGAVVPLLNLAAATGQDRWLGAAAHIGRRLTGLATRDASGARWTTRLNPEGIGGFAHGATGIGWALTRLALGDAGSAVERRDWIHLAERAFAYQESLYQPEHGNWLDVRIGAEEDFFTSWCHGSAGVGIGMLDLHRRTGDPTHLDMARRAAHACAAEGFGWSHTLCHGDLGLWEFLTSMDFGDPSDLDAEILTGLEQRGPVGGLAREAFSPSLMSGLSGVLHTLLRMHPEATLPNPLLLD, from the coding sequence GTGAGCGGATCGGCGCCGGAAAGATCGGAAAGGCCGGAGAAGTCGGGGGAGCCGGGGAGGCGGGACGAGGCGGAATGGTTCGCCGGACCCGTTCGGACCATCGCCCGCCCTTGGCGGGAAGAGCTGGCCCGGCGGCTGGCCTCCATTGACGCCCTGAGCCGGGAAGAACAGGAAGCGGTACTGGCAGCCGGCCACACCGCCCTGCTCAGGTCCCTGCACGCGAAACTGTCCCGCCTGTTCCTGATCGAACTGCACGCGCTGCGCATGACAGCGGGCGGCGGACGCCACGCCGAGAACGCGGGGACGGGGGCGGGATCCGACACGCAGACGTGGACCGCGTTCCTGGAGCAGGCCGGGGAGGAGCGCTATCTCGACCGGCTGGCCGGCCGATACCCGAACGTCGGCCCGCGGATCGCGTCGGTGGCGCGGCTGTCGGTGGCGGCGACGGCCGGGTTCGCGGAACGGCTCGCCGCGGACCGCGAAGTGCTGCGGCCGCTGCTGGGGGGACCCGCGGGGGAGATGCGAGCCGTCACGTTCGGGGCGGGCGACACCCACCGGGGCGGCCTGACGGTCAGTCGGGTCGACTTCGCCGGCGGGAGCGTCATGTACAAGCCCCGGCCGTCCGAATCCGACGTGGCGCTGGGCGCGCTGCTGGACGAGCTCTACGCGGACTTCCCCGGCGCGCCGTCGCCCGACGAGCGCATCCGGGTGCCGCGGACACAAGCACGCGAGGGCTACGGCTGGGCCGAGTTCGTCCGCCACCGCTACTGCACGGGCGAGGCCGAACTCGCCGCGTTCTACCGGAACGTAGGGCACTGGCTGGCCGTCCTCCGCTTCACCGGCGGCACCGACATGCACGCGGAGAACATGATCGCCGCGGGTCCGGTGCCCGTGATCGTGGACGCCGAGACGCTCTTCGACGCCCCCGCGCCCTTCCCGCCCAGCGGCCGCGGCGACGCGGTGGACGTGGCCGCGGCGGCCATCCGCCGCACGGTCCTGCGTACCGGACTGCTGCCCGTACGCGGCACCGGCTTCGCGCTCGGCGGGGTCGACATCTCCGGAGTCGGGTCGCTGCCCGGCCAGCAGCCGCTGATCCCGAACCCGGTGATCGCGGACGCCGGCACCGCGGCGGCCCGATTCCAGGTGGACCTGGTGGCGATGCCCACCGCGGGCAACCACCCCAGCCCCACTCCCGTGCTGAGCGCGTACTGGGACCGGATTCTGGCCGGCTTCCGCGAGATGACCGCGCACCTGCGTCGGCCCGGGACCGAACCGCACCGGCTGCTGCGCCGGTTCGAAGGCGCCCAGGCGCGGCGGATCCTGCGGCCGACGCAGGCGTACGTCGACATCGGCCGGATGCTCTGGCACCCCGCGTCGTTGCACGACGAGGCGGCGGCGGTCGAACGGGCCCGGGACATCCTGCGGCGCAACGCCGAGGTGCTGCCCGGTGCGCCGACCGAGCGTGCGGCCATCGACGGCGAGATCGCGGACCTGTTGGCCGGTGACGTGCCGATGTTCACCTTCACCGTGGACTCGGCCGCCGTACGGACCACCGTGGAGGACTGGCGCACCGCCGACCTGGCGCTGGAGGAGGCGGTGATCCAGGACGCGCTGGTCGGCGCGTACCTCAACGAGCGTTCGCTGCCCACGCGGACGCAGGCCGCCGCCCGCGACCCGCACGCCCGGGACCGCGAGCGCCGCCGCCGCGACCTGGCCGCGCAGATGGTACGGCGGCTGTGCGACGGGGCGGTGCGGGGTGAGGACGGTACGGTCACCTGGATCAGCCCCGTCTTCACCCCCGCGGGGTGGTCGATCAGGGTGCTGCCCGCCGACCTCTACACCGGGCAGGGCGGGGTGGCGCTGACACTCGCGGAGTACGTGACCGAGGTGCGGGCCGGGCGGGCGGAGGAGGTGCCGGGCGTCGCCGAGATGTTCGAGGGGGCGCTGCGGGTCCTGGTCGGCACCGAGGACCGGACACCGACGCCGTCACCCGGGGCGTTCAGCGGTGCCGCGTCGCAGGTGTGGACGTGGCTGGCGCTGCACCGGGTGCTCGGTGAGGACTGGCTGCTGGAGCGGGCCGCCTCGAGGGCCCTGCTGCTCGCGGAGGGCCGACTGGTCGAGGACGACGTCGAGGTGGACCTCCTCAACGGGGCGGCAGGCGCGGTCGTTCCCCTGCTCAACCTGGCCGCGGCGACCGGGCAGGACCGCTGGCTCGGCGCCGCCGCGCACATCGGCCGCCGACTGACCGGGCTGGCCACCCGCGACGCGAGCGGCGCCCGCTGGACGACCCGGCTCAACCCCGAGGGCATCGGCGGCTTCGCCCACGGCGCCACCGGCATCGGCTGGGCGCTGACCCGGCTCGCGCTCGGCGACGCGGGCTCCGCGGTCGAACGGCGCGACTGGATCCACCTCGCCGAGCGGGCCTTCGCCTATCAGGAGTCCCTCTACCAGCCCGAGCACGGCAACTGGCTCGACGTCCGCATCGGCGCCGAGGAGGACTTCTTCACCAGCTGGTGCCACGGCAGCGCGGGAGTGGGCATCGGCATGCTCGACCTCCACCGGCGCACGGGCGATCCCACCCACCTCGACATGGCCCGTCGGGCCGCACATGCCTGCGCCGCCGAGGGCTTCGGCTGGAGCCATACCCTGTGCCACGGCGACCTCGGCCTCTGGGAATTCCTCACGTCCATGGACTTCGGCGACCCCTCCGACCTCGATGCCGAAATCCTCACCGGCCTCGAGCAACGCGGTCCGGTCGGCGGCCTGGCCCGCGAGGCGTTCTCGCCCAGCCTCATGTCCGGCCTCTCAGGAGTACTCCACACCCTCCTGCGCATGCACCCCGAGGCCACCCTGCCGAATCCCCTCCTCCTCGACTGA
- a CDS encoding glyceraldehyde-3-phosphate dehydrogenase gives MTVNDDSFTNWNNREEIAESMIPIIGKLHRERDVTVLLHSRSLVNKSVVSILKTHRFARQIAGEELSVIQTLPFLQALTTLDLGPSQIDIGMLAATYKSDDRGLSVAEFTAEAVAGATGDNKIERQEPRDVVLYGFGRIGRLVARLLIEKAGSGNGLRLRAVVVRKGAGQDIVKRASLLRRDSIHGQFRGTITVDEANSKIVANGNEIKVIYSDDPLSVDYTEYGIKDAILIDNTGRWRDREGLSQHLRPGIAKVVLTAPGKGDVPNIVHGVNHDTIKPDEQIMSCASCTTNAIVPPLKAMADEYGVLRGHVETVHSFTNDQNLLDNYHNSDRRGRSAPLNMVITETGAASAVAKALPDLKAKITGSSIRVPVPDVSIAILNLQLARETTREEVLDHLRDVSLTSPLKRQIDFISAPDAVSSDFIGSRHASIVDAGATKVEGDNAILYLWYDNEFGYSCQVVRVVQHVSGVEYPTYPAPAV, from the coding sequence GTGACTGTCAATGACGACTCGTTCACCAACTGGAACAACCGCGAGGAGATCGCGGAGTCGATGATCCCGATCATCGGGAAGCTGCACCGGGAGCGGGACGTCACGGTCCTGCTGCACAGCCGTTCCCTGGTGAACAAGTCAGTGGTGAGCATCCTCAAGACCCACCGGTTCGCCCGGCAGATCGCCGGCGAGGAACTCTCGGTCATCCAGACGCTGCCGTTCCTGCAGGCTCTCACCACGCTCGATCTCGGCCCGTCGCAGATCGACATCGGCATGCTCGCCGCGACCTACAAGTCCGACGACCGTGGTCTGTCGGTGGCGGAGTTCACCGCCGAGGCCGTGGCCGGCGCCACGGGCGACAACAAGATCGAGCGCCAGGAGCCGCGCGACGTCGTCCTCTACGGGTTCGGCCGCATCGGCCGCCTCGTCGCCCGCCTGCTCATCGAGAAGGCCGGCTCCGGCAACGGCCTGCGGCTGCGTGCCGTCGTCGTCCGCAAGGGTGCCGGCCAGGACATCGTCAAGCGCGCCTCGCTGCTGCGGCGTGACTCCATTCACGGCCAGTTCCGGGGCACGATCACCGTCGACGAGGCGAACAGCAAGATCGTCGCCAACGGCAACGAGATCAAGGTGATCTACTCCGACGACCCGCTGTCGGTGGACTACACGGAGTACGGCATCAAGGACGCCATCCTCATCGACAACACCGGCAGGTGGCGTGACCGCGAGGGCCTGTCCCAGCACCTTCGCCCCGGCATCGCCAAGGTCGTCCTGACCGCGCCGGGCAAGGGCGACGTTCCCAACATCGTCCACGGCGTCAACCACGACACGATCAAGCCGGACGAGCAGATCATGTCCTGCGCCTCCTGCACCACCAACGCGATCGTCCCGCCGCTGAAGGCGATGGCGGACGAGTACGGCGTTCTGCGTGGCCATGTGGAGACCGTCCACTCGTTCACCAACGACCAGAACCTGCTGGACAACTACCACAACTCCGACCGCCGCGGTCGTTCGGCGCCGCTCAACATGGTCATCACCGAGACCGGTGCCGCCTCCGCCGTCGCGAAGGCGCTGCCCGACCTCAAGGCGAAGATCACCGGCAGCTCCATCCGCGTCCCGGTACCGGACGTGTCGATCGCCATCCTCAACCTGCAACTCGCCCGCGAGACCACGCGCGAGGAAGTCCTCGACCACCTCCGCGATGTCTCGCTGACCTCGCCGCTCAAGCGCCAGATCGACTTCATCAGCGCCCCCGACGCGGTCTCGAGCGACTTCATCGGCTCGCGTCACGCCTCGATCGTCGACGCCGGCGCGACCAAGGTCGAAGGTGACAACGCGATCCTCTACCTCTGGTACGACAACGAGTTCGGCTACTCCTGCCAGGTCGTCCGCGTCGTCCAGCACGTCTCCGGAGTGGAGTACCCGACCTACCCGGCCCCGGCGGTCTGA
- a CDS encoding family 2 encapsulin nanocompartment cargo protein terpene cyclase yields MSTPSASGSPPRLPGPPRLVPVTQARRSGAIPGLRHRPAAPADPGKAAEVDRRLEAWVRRLDAFPKSWTGDFAGFQFGRAVVLQHPGAADLERLTAAGKLLLAENLVDNCYCEEDEDRGGSSRGLGGRLIRAQSALDPFHSTPELEARWRRGVQADGPLRSYHGALKDYAVFATPSQTDRLVHDLARLHLGYLGEAAWAEIRYVPPVWEYLMMRQFNNFRPCLSIVDAVDGYELPEALYVRPEIQRITALAGNATTIVNDLYSFTKELANDPSHLNLPQVIAANERCGLKAAFLKAVEIHNQVMEAFEEEAAALSATSPLVERYARGLAAWVSGNHEWHATNTHRYHLPNYW; encoded by the coding sequence ATGAGCACACCATCGGCGTCCGGATCGCCGCCGCGACTGCCCGGGCCGCCCCGCCTCGTCCCCGTCACGCAAGCACGGCGGAGCGGGGCGATCCCCGGGCTGCGCCACCGGCCCGCCGCCCCCGCGGACCCGGGGAAGGCGGCGGAGGTGGACCGCAGGCTGGAGGCCTGGGTCCGTCGGCTCGACGCGTTCCCCAAGTCGTGGACGGGGGACTTCGCGGGGTTCCAGTTCGGCCGGGCCGTCGTACTCCAGCATCCGGGCGCGGCGGATCTCGAACGCCTCACCGCGGCCGGCAAGCTCCTGCTGGCCGAGAACCTCGTCGACAACTGCTACTGCGAGGAGGACGAGGACAGAGGCGGCTCATCGCGCGGCCTCGGCGGCAGGCTGATCAGGGCCCAGTCCGCGCTCGACCCTTTCCACTCCACTCCCGAACTGGAAGCGCGGTGGCGGCGCGGCGTACAGGCCGACGGGCCGCTGCGCTCGTACCACGGGGCCCTCAAGGACTACGCCGTCTTCGCCACCCCCAGCCAGACCGACCGGCTGGTGCACGATCTCGCCCGGCTGCATCTGGGCTATCTCGGTGAGGCCGCCTGGGCCGAAATCCGGTACGTGCCACCGGTATGGGAGTACCTGATGATGCGGCAGTTCAACAACTTCCGCCCCTGCCTGTCGATCGTCGACGCCGTGGACGGCTACGAGCTGCCCGAGGCTCTCTACGTCCGGCCCGAGATCCAGCGGATCACCGCGCTCGCGGGCAACGCCACCACGATCGTCAACGACCTGTACTCCTTCACCAAGGAACTGGCCAACGATCCCAGCCACCTCAATCTGCCTCAGGTCATCGCCGCGAACGAACGGTGCGGGCTGAAGGCCGCCTTCCTGAAGGCCGTCGAGATCCACAACCAGGTCATGGAGGCGTTCGAGGAGGAGGCGGCGGCCCTGTCCGCCACCTCGCCTCTCGTCGAGCGCTACGCCAGGGGCCTGGCCGCCTGGGTGTCCGGCAACCACGAATGGCACGCCACCAACACCCACCGCTACCACCTCCCGAACTACTGGTAA
- a CDS encoding IS110 family transposase, whose translation MDVLHERCVGLDISKKDAKACVRTPSTKRRGSFTTETTTWGSTTNAVLALRDHLLAARVTLVVIEATSDYWKPFYYVLACELNVIRVNARQVKNLPGRKTDVSDAAWLAQLGAHGLVRPSFVPPEPVRELRDLTRARTTATRERGRAVQRLEKLLEDTGIKLSAVASDIMGVSGRAMLEALIRGEGDPQVLADLAKRRLRNKIPELTEALTGRFREHHAFLARLHLDHYDQLTTMIDQLTGRIEEAMAPFRGALDLLDTIPGINRAVAEVIIAETGGDMNRFATAKHLASWAGVCPGHHESAGRTKSTKVRPGNPYLKGALGLAAFGAVRTKDTYLQARYKRLTARRGPLRALVAVEHSIITALWHMLTDNVPYQELGGTYFTQRDPERATRRAVNQLNQLGYTVTLNPRENPA comes from the coding sequence ATGGACGTGCTGCACGAACGCTGCGTGGGCCTCGACATCAGCAAGAAGGACGCCAAGGCGTGCGTCCGCACCCCGAGTACGAAGCGGCGGGGGTCCTTCACGACCGAGACCACGACGTGGGGATCGACGACGAACGCGGTCCTCGCCCTGCGGGATCATCTGCTCGCCGCACGGGTGACGCTGGTGGTGATCGAGGCGACCTCGGACTACTGGAAACCGTTCTACTACGTGCTGGCCTGCGAGTTGAACGTGATCCGCGTCAACGCGCGGCAGGTCAAGAACCTGCCCGGCCGCAAGACGGACGTCTCGGACGCGGCGTGGCTCGCCCAGCTCGGCGCCCACGGCCTGGTGAGGCCCTCCTTCGTGCCGCCCGAGCCGGTCCGCGAACTACGGGACCTCACCCGCGCCCGGACCACCGCCACCCGTGAACGCGGCCGGGCGGTCCAGCGGCTGGAAAAGCTGCTGGAGGACACCGGCATCAAACTCTCCGCAGTCGCCTCCGACATCATGGGCGTCTCCGGCCGGGCCATGCTCGAAGCCCTCATCCGCGGCGAAGGTGACCCGCAGGTCCTCGCGGACCTGGCAAAACGCAGGCTCCGCAACAAAATCCCCGAACTCACCGAGGCCCTGACCGGACGCTTCCGCGAACACCACGCGTTCCTGGCCCGCCTGCATCTGGACCACTACGACCAGCTCACCACGATGATCGACCAGCTCACCGGACGCATCGAGGAGGCGATGGCACCCTTTCGTGGCGCCCTCGACCTGCTCGACACCATCCCCGGGATCAACCGGGCCGTCGCCGAAGTGATCATCGCGGAGACCGGCGGCGACATGAACCGCTTCGCCACCGCCAAACACCTCGCGTCCTGGGCCGGGGTCTGCCCCGGCCACCACGAGTCCGCCGGCCGCACCAAAAGCACCAAAGTCCGGCCCGGCAACCCCTACCTGAAGGGCGCCCTCGGCCTCGCCGCGTTCGGCGCGGTCAGAACCAAAGACACCTATCTGCAGGCCCGTTACAAGCGCCTGACCGCCCGCCGCGGCCCCCTCAGAGCGCTGGTCGCCGTCGAGCACTCGATCATCACCGCGCTCTGGCACATGCTCACCGACAACGTGCCCTACCAGGAACTCGGCGGCACCTACTTCACCCAACGCGACCCCGAACGCGCCACCCGCCGCGCGGTCAACCAGCTCAACCAGCTCGGCTACACCGTCACCCTCAACCCGAGGGAGAACCCCGCCTGA
- a CDS encoding family 2B encapsulin nanocompartment shell protein: MTVPESSPGGAAGPTADGPRSTSLSTDAARQLATTTKSEPQMQAITSRWLLKMLPWVDVKGGAYRVNRRLQLRVGRGRVQFEQNGADDIRVIPETLTELPALRGYSDTAALREISSRFRVREVRTGQVLFDAGQPVTEAYLVVHGRFTRYTTGKYGEQEVTGVITDGDGMGDEAIGQADPLWFSSVRAETPGVVLALNWDTLLAFVERTPSLAAQLDAFAQQQSKPMNRKGEADVPVQAGHVGEPVLAGGFVDYDLAPREYELSLTQTVLRVHTRVADLYNHPMNQTEQQLRLTIEEIRERQEWELVNNREFGLLHNVDYGQRVSTFAGPPTPDDLDELLSMRRKTRLFLAHPKAIAAFFRQCNRRGLVPGTVNLDGHEVPAWRGVPLFPCSKIPISPQHTSSIIALRTGEKDQGVVGLHQTGIPEEYEPGLNVRFMGIDSTAIMSYLVTAYYAMAILVPDAAGILENVQVGRTAE, translated from the coding sequence GTGACAGTCCCGGAAAGCTCCCCAGGAGGCGCCGCCGGGCCCACCGCCGACGGACCACGGTCCACCAGTCTCAGTACCGACGCGGCACGTCAGCTGGCCACCACCACCAAGTCCGAACCTCAGATGCAGGCCATCACCTCGCGATGGCTGCTCAAGATGCTGCCTTGGGTGGACGTCAAGGGCGGCGCCTACCGGGTGAACCGGCGGCTCCAACTCCGCGTCGGCCGGGGCCGGGTGCAGTTCGAGCAGAACGGCGCGGACGACATCAGGGTCATTCCCGAGACACTGACCGAGCTGCCCGCCCTGCGCGGCTACTCCGACACCGCGGCCCTGCGGGAGATCTCCTCACGGTTCAGGGTGCGTGAGGTGCGTACGGGCCAGGTCCTCTTCGACGCCGGGCAACCCGTCACCGAGGCCTATCTCGTCGTCCACGGCCGGTTCACCCGCTACACCACCGGCAAGTACGGCGAGCAGGAAGTCACCGGAGTCATCACGGACGGCGACGGAATGGGGGACGAGGCCATCGGCCAGGCCGACCCGCTGTGGTTCAGCTCGGTTCGGGCCGAGACTCCGGGCGTGGTGCTGGCACTCAACTGGGACACGCTCCTGGCGTTCGTGGAGCGTACCCCGTCGCTCGCCGCCCAGTTGGACGCCTTCGCGCAGCAGCAGAGCAAGCCCATGAACCGCAAGGGCGAGGCCGACGTACCCGTGCAGGCCGGGCACGTGGGCGAACCGGTCCTCGCCGGCGGCTTCGTCGACTACGACCTCGCCCCGCGCGAATACGAGCTGTCCCTGACCCAGACCGTCCTGCGCGTCCACACCAGGGTCGCCGACCTCTACAACCATCCGATGAACCAGACCGAGCAGCAACTCCGCCTGACCATCGAGGAGATCCGCGAGCGCCAGGAGTGGGAGCTGGTCAACAACCGCGAGTTCGGTCTGCTGCACAACGTCGACTACGGCCAGCGTGTCAGCACCTTCGCCGGTCCCCCCACGCCCGACGATCTCGACGAACTGCTGTCGATGCGCCGCAAGACCCGGCTGTTCCTGGCCCACCCGAAGGCGATAGCGGCCTTCTTCCGGCAGTGCAACCGGCGCGGGCTGGTGCCCGGCACCGTCAACCTCGACGGTCATGAAGTACCGGCGTGGCGCGGCGTTCCGCTCTTTCCGTGCAGCAAGATCCCGATCAGTCCCCAGCACACCAGCAGCATCATCGCGCTGCGCACGGGAGAGAAGGACCAAGGGGTCGTCGGCCTGCACCAGACGGGCATTCCGGAGGAGTACGAGCCCGGTCTGAACGTACGGTTCATGGGCATCGACAGCACCGCGATCATGAGCTACCTGGTGACCGCCTACTACGCGATGGCCATCCTCGTACCCGACGCCGCGGGGATCCTGGAGAACGTCCAGGTCGGGCGGACCGCGGAATGA
- a CDS encoding DUF6229 family protein yields MPQTSVATTAVLDAWLAGAESAYGQTNPAGPLYVGGAAAEAALTDPSDSLYGFCSSPSGSHGSWCC; encoded by the coding sequence ATGCCCCAGACCAGCGTTGCCACCACTGCCGTGCTCGATGCCTGGCTGGCGGGCGCCGAGAGCGCGTACGGCCAGACCAACCCCGCCGGGCCCCTCTACGTCGGCGGCGCCGCCGCCGAGGCCGCGCTCACCGACCCGAGCGACTCCCTCTACGGCTTCTGTTCCAGCCCGAGTGGGTCGCACGGCAGCTGGTGTTGCTGA